The Camelina sativa cultivar DH55 unplaced genomic scaffold, Cs unpScaffold03014, whole genome shotgun sequence region gtcattacaaaacaaattaaacatgaTTAAATCTCACATGCACCATATTGTCAGTTAAGCTTAGAAAATCTTGGCGACGTCTTTCATAAGACCACGATTGGCACTTGCGAAATCAGAAAATTCGTCGTACGAGATGTATCCATCACCATCGGTATCGATCTCGGCCATCATACGCTTAATGTCCTCGTGTGTGACCGAGCCAAGGTTCTTAAGAGCATCTCCAAGCTCGGCCGCAGAGATTTTTCCATCCCCGTTAGCATCAAATTTCTTGAAAATACGGTCATGCTCAGCTTTTTCCGTTGCGTCAGCCAttgtttgtagtttttttttgttcttttggtcgGAAAGATCAGATGAAACCTTAAGTGTTATATAAAGAGATTTGAATGTGACTAAGCTGAGGCTATGCTTTAAATTAGGCGATTTAATGAAAAACCCGAATTTACCAAAATTAGAATTTGACTTGGTCTTTCATTAACTCTCAATtcaaaagttgttgttttttctttttctttttgattgttgttacaacaagaagaaaatagtGAAAGAAATTGATCGTCCACCTTTTGTCATCAATATTTGACGATAATACATTCAGGTTAACATCTT contains the following coding sequences:
- the LOC104774469 gene encoding probable calcium-binding protein CML28; this encodes MADATEKAEHDRIFKKFDANGDGKISAAELGDALKNLGSVTHEDIKRMMAEIDTDGDGYISYDEFSDFASANRGLMKDVAKIF